One Peterkaempfera bronchialis DNA window includes the following coding sequences:
- a CDS encoding outer membrane protein assembly factor BamB family protein, with protein MLRLRQIAVAAAVVLLLATDTHPEPHDAIPQVPVLTAVWSRAADAPDPSLDGGGFLVSDAVVVVPDRDRARGLVLLDPASGRERARIPPDPAARSVHAYLGVAERTLVVARGVGYAPGADVVTAYSVDTGQQLWRRQWPADREPDVLGTHLAVTRRGVLVLRGTPTRLESLDLSSGLTRWRATAREGCQLATSESLDALLVTTLCRGAARIRSIDPVSGLLWSDDLAPPGKEERPPTPIAVADGTVAVTEADSFRLYSAQGRMIARIPESLWAMGFTADTLLYESATDQGGHTRLHALDRSTGRPRWTAGGVDVWSVEGSHLAAADGVLYSTWIGWPLPAFVLTVDARTGTRRLLPLPTTATDSRVIGAAAGLVYVQTALEGDENARLTAYRVRQRPASDQAAGVVPPAAAWPNACTALTEQDLTFLAPGYVPIPRRRTLSDAGLTAPSQCDFLPPAERGISLTLSLDWVAPTAAAAHDLLRAKECAQHQVSIEPVTWLDPHSLELFESTPEGSLRVVYVQQGRYLVRLTATSHSAVLRRIAPLVRQRLTAWPGVTLPSATGHHDDPGDQPSADWAAGSLGCASAPVAAMTRPQ; from the coding sequence GTGCTGAGGCTGCGTCAGATCGCGGTGGCGGCAGCAGTGGTGCTCCTGCTGGCCACGGACACACACCCTGAGCCGCACGACGCCATCCCCCAGGTGCCGGTACTCACCGCCGTCTGGTCCCGAGCAGCGGACGCACCCGATCCGAGTCTGGACGGGGGCGGCTTCCTGGTGTCCGACGCGGTCGTGGTGGTACCCGACAGGGACAGGGCGCGAGGCCTGGTCCTGCTGGACCCGGCAAGCGGCCGTGAACGTGCGCGCATTCCCCCCGACCCCGCCGCCAGGTCAGTACACGCATACCTGGGAGTGGCGGAAAGAACCCTGGTCGTCGCCCGGGGAGTCGGCTACGCCCCAGGTGCTGACGTCGTCACGGCGTACTCGGTCGACACGGGGCAGCAGTTGTGGCGCCGGCAGTGGCCGGCGGACCGGGAGCCGGACGTCCTGGGTACCCACCTGGCCGTCACCCGCCGCGGTGTCCTCGTGCTGCGCGGGACACCGACCCGACTGGAGTCCCTGGACCTGTCCAGTGGGCTGACGCGCTGGAGGGCCACGGCGCGCGAGGGCTGCCAGCTGGCGACCTCCGAGAGCCTGGACGCCCTGCTGGTGACGACCCTCTGCCGAGGAGCGGCGCGGATCAGGAGCATCGACCCGGTGAGCGGACTGCTGTGGAGCGACGACCTGGCACCCCCCGGGAAGGAGGAGCGGCCTCCGACCCCGATAGCCGTCGCCGACGGCACCGTCGCCGTCACCGAGGCCGACAGCTTCCGGCTCTACTCCGCCCAGGGCAGGATGATCGCCCGAATCCCGGAGTCCCTGTGGGCCATGGGCTTCACCGCCGACACCCTGCTGTACGAGTCCGCCACCGACCAGGGGGGCCACACCCGGCTGCACGCCCTGGACCGGTCCACCGGCAGGCCGCGTTGGACGGCCGGGGGCGTGGATGTGTGGTCGGTGGAGGGGTCCCATCTCGCCGCCGCCGACGGCGTGCTCTACAGCACCTGGATCGGTTGGCCACTGCCGGCCTTCGTCCTCACCGTCGACGCGCGCACCGGCACCCGGCGACTGCTGCCGCTGCCCACCACCGCCACGGACTCGCGCGTGATCGGAGCGGCAGCAGGGCTGGTGTACGTCCAGACCGCCCTTGAGGGCGACGAGAACGCCCGGCTCACCGCCTACCGCGTGCGGCAGCGCCCGGCCTCCGACCAGGCCGCCGGCGTCGTACCGCCGGCTGCCGCCTGGCCCAACGCCTGCACCGCCCTGACCGAGCAGGACCTGACATTCCTCGCCCCCGGATACGTCCCGATCCCCCGACGCCGGACCCTGTCCGACGCCGGGCTCACCGCCCCGTCGCAGTGCGACTTCCTGCCGCCCGCCGAACGCGGCATCTCACTGACGCTGTCCCTGGACTGGGTGGCACCCACCGCGGCGGCAGCCCATGACCTGCTCCGGGCCAAGGAGTGTGCACAGCACCAGGTCAGCATCGAGCCGGTGACCTGGCTCGACCCGCACAGCCTGGAGCTGTTCGAGTCCACCCCGGAGGGGTCGCTGCGCGTCGTCTACGTCCAACAGGGCCGCTACCTCGTGCGCCTCACCGCGACGTCCCACAGCGCCGTCCTGCGCCGCATCGCGCCTCTGGTCCGACAACGCCTCACCGCCTGGCCCGGTGTGACCCTCCCGTCGGCGACCGGACACCACGATGACCCTGGCGACCAGCCATCAGCCGACTGGGCAGCAGGGTCGCTGGGCTGCGCGAGCGCCCCTGTCGCCGCGATGACACGACCTCAGTAG
- a CDS encoding type 1 glutamine amidotransferase domain-containing protein has translation MTTVLIALTGAEKWTMKDGSTLPAGFWAEELIEPYRILTAAGIGIVLATPGGVSAPLQEYSLDESMTGSAGRTAELRTELAGLADRVAHPQPFAGVDPDTIDAVFVPGGTGPMEDLYDDPDLGRILGALQARTAPVATVCHGTVGLLSARSEDGWIFAGYRMTGYTDEEESQGGPGDAAPFTLESRLRAEGADFAAGTPWSEFTVTDRNLISGQNPGSAAAVARRLVTALGR, from the coding sequence ATGACCACGGTGCTGATCGCGCTGACCGGCGCGGAGAAGTGGACCATGAAGGACGGCAGCACGCTTCCGGCGGGCTTCTGGGCCGAGGAGCTCATCGAGCCGTACCGGATCCTCACGGCGGCGGGAATCGGCATCGTGCTGGCCACCCCTGGCGGCGTGTCCGCGCCGTTGCAGGAGTACAGCCTGGACGAGTCGATGACCGGATCGGCCGGACGCACCGCCGAGCTGCGCACCGAGCTCGCCGGGCTTGCTGACCGGGTCGCGCACCCGCAGCCGTTCGCCGGGGTCGACCCGGACACGATCGACGCGGTGTTCGTACCGGGCGGCACGGGGCCGATGGAGGACCTGTACGACGATCCGGACCTGGGCCGGATTCTGGGCGCGCTGCAGGCGCGGACGGCGCCGGTCGCGACCGTCTGCCATGGGACGGTCGGGCTGCTCTCGGCCCGTTCGGAGGACGGGTGGATCTTCGCTGGGTACCGGATGACCGGGTACACCGACGAGGAGGAGTCCCAGGGCGGTCCCGGTGACGCCGCACCGTTCACCCTGGAGTCGAGGCTGCGGGCCGAAGGCGCGGACTTCGCCGCCGGCACGCCGTGGAGCGAGTTCACGGTCACCGACCGGAACCTGATCTCCGGTCAGAACCCTGGCTCCGCAGCTGCCGTGGCACGGCGGCTCGTGACCGCGCTCGGCCGGTAG
- a CDS encoding LysR family transcriptional regulator, with product MVRRARHLDPSAELDLRKLRYFLAVAHHLNFSRAAEELLVAQPALSRAVRALEADLGVTLFERDHHKVTLTPPGTALVREADMLLSRAAAARRTVQAAGRTPRTLTIGFRPGIIITDVVQQFTKACPGAAVNAIRIEWDEQEAAVADGRVDIAWIRTPIAHGDLLITPLFDDPEVVALPAAHPLTAYDSVSLADLANQPMLRYDAAPEHEIGRPSGKRGIRTMEEKLEAVALGHGLALVPETAAAYYQRPDIAYRPVPGASPYQVALATTSDTAKRPEAQIFISTAVAVNARNAAQRGGAAR from the coding sequence ATGGTCCGGCGAGCCCGTCATCTTGATCCGAGTGCCGAACTCGACCTGCGCAAGCTCCGCTATTTCCTCGCCGTGGCGCACCACCTGAATTTCAGCCGCGCGGCGGAGGAACTCCTCGTGGCGCAGCCGGCGCTCAGCAGGGCGGTCCGGGCCCTGGAAGCGGATCTCGGCGTGACGCTCTTCGAGCGGGACCATCACAAGGTCACGCTGACCCCGCCGGGCACGGCCCTGGTGCGCGAGGCGGACATGCTCCTCTCCCGAGCCGCTGCGGCCCGCCGCACCGTCCAGGCCGCCGGCCGCACCCCCCGCACTCTCACCATCGGCTTCCGCCCCGGCATCATCATCACCGACGTCGTGCAGCAGTTCACCAAGGCGTGCCCGGGAGCCGCGGTGAACGCCATCCGCATCGAATGGGACGAGCAGGAAGCCGCCGTTGCCGACGGCCGCGTCGACATCGCATGGATCCGGACCCCCATAGCCCATGGCGACCTGCTGATCACCCCGCTCTTCGACGATCCCGAAGTGGTCGCCCTCCCGGCCGCCCACCCGCTCACCGCGTACGACTCCGTCAGCCTGGCCGACCTGGCCAACCAGCCGATGCTGCGCTACGACGCCGCTCCCGAACACGAGATCGGGCGCCCGTCCGGGAAACGCGGGATCAGGACCATGGAGGAGAAGCTGGAGGCTGTCGCGCTGGGCCACGGCCTCGCCCTGGTGCCTGAGACAGCCGCCGCCTACTACCAGCGCCCCGACATCGCCTACCGACCCGTCCCCGGAGCCTCGCCCTATCAGGTCGCGCTGGCCACCACCTCCGACACGGCAAAGCGCCCGGAAGCACAGATCTTCATCAGCACCGCGGTCGCAGTGAACGCGCGGAATGCCGCGCAACGCGGTGGCGCGGCCCGATGA
- a CDS encoding VOC family protein: MSHLGLVAVVVRDYDEAIAFYVESLGFELVEDTRISEEKRWVVVAPPGARESAVLLARAAGREQEARIGDQTGGRVGWFLNTEAFDRDYQRMRAAGVVFEEAPRHEPYGTVAVFRDLYGNRWDLIQLRRAGTAHDPGDHT, encoded by the coding sequence GTGTCTCATCTCGGGCTGGTGGCCGTGGTCGTGCGTGACTACGACGAAGCCATCGCGTTCTATGTGGAGTCCCTCGGGTTCGAGCTCGTGGAGGACACGCGCATCAGCGAGGAGAAGCGGTGGGTGGTCGTTGCCCCGCCTGGGGCGCGTGAAAGCGCAGTGCTCCTGGCCCGGGCCGCAGGCCGTGAGCAGGAGGCCCGGATTGGGGACCAGACCGGAGGCCGTGTGGGCTGGTTCCTGAACACCGAAGCGTTCGACCGGGACTACCAGCGCATGCGGGCGGCCGGGGTCGTGTTCGAGGAGGCCCCGCGGCACGAGCCCTACGGCACGGTGGCGGTCTTCCGCGACCTGTACGGCAACCGCTGGGACTTGATCCAACTACGCCGTGCCGGTACTGCGCACGATCCGGGCGACCACACCTGA